The Gordonia sp. KTR9 genome contains a region encoding:
- a CDS encoding type II secretion system F family protein: MTGAACSAVLLAAALWIWPAPRWLLYRVTEPPTPPARTPRWLGAGPAPDDPFAIASSFDLFAVFLRAGLPVGTAASVVAERAPASMAGPLAHVADLLQLGADPDAAWSVLTDGGGSSDDHLDALAAMARRSARAGSSLAGGLAELAEDVRRRAHDDALAAAERAGVAISGPLGLCFLPAFICLGIVPVVVGLASTVLGSV, from the coding sequence ATGACGGGTGCGGCGTGTTCGGCGGTCCTGCTCGCCGCGGCGCTGTGGATCTGGCCCGCGCCGCGGTGGCTGTTGTATCGCGTGACCGAGCCGCCGACACCCCCTGCTCGCACGCCGCGCTGGCTGGGTGCCGGGCCCGCCCCCGACGACCCGTTCGCGATCGCGTCGTCGTTCGACCTGTTCGCGGTGTTCCTGCGCGCCGGGTTGCCGGTGGGGACCGCGGCGTCGGTGGTAGCCGAACGCGCGCCGGCCTCGATGGCCGGCCCACTCGCCCACGTCGCGGACCTGCTGCAGCTCGGTGCCGATCCGGACGCGGCATGGTCGGTCCTCACCGACGGGGGCGGGTCGTCCGACGACCATCTCGATGCGCTCGCCGCGATGGCCCGCCGATCGGCGCGGGCCGGCTCGTCACTTGCGGGCGGACTCGCCGAACTCGCCGAGGACGTGCGGCGCCGGGCGCACGACGACGCCCTCGCGGCCGCGGAGCGGGCAGGTGTCGCCATCAGCGGCCCGCTCGGACTGTGCTTCCTCCCGGCGTTCATCTGCCTCGGCATCGTCCCGGTCGTCGTCGGGCTCGCCTCGACGGTTCTGGGTTCGGTCTGA
- a CDS encoding DUF4244 domain-containing protein — translation MSRIMFRTHHDTPAASGHDRGATIGRLGAHMTRLMTDDEGMSTAEYAIGTIAAAAFGAILYTVVTGDNIVSALTGIIGKALNTSVG, via the coding sequence ATGTCACGCATCATGTTCCGGACTCACCACGACACCCCTGCCGCTTCGGGGCACGATCGCGGCGCCACGATCGGACGTCTCGGCGCACACATGACCCGCCTCATGACCGACGACGAAGGAATGTCGACCGCGGAGTACGCGATCGGGACGATCGCCGCGGCCGCCTTCGGTGCGATCCTCTATACCGTGGTCACCGGAGACAACATCGTGAGTGCGTTGACCGGCATCATCGGAAAGGCTCTCAACACCTCGGTCGGCTGA
- a CDS encoding Rv3654c family TadE-like protein, whose amino-acid sequence MRAGRGLVADDDGHATVLGAFVIAALAGVLVMVIYVGGAVLARHRAQSAADLSALAAAIDHVAGEVDPCASARDLAGRQSSGAELVGCRIVGEDVVVTVRVPVELGSFGTNDATAQARAGPVG is encoded by the coding sequence GTGAGGGCCGGTCGGGGACTCGTCGCCGACGACGATGGTCACGCGACGGTGTTGGGTGCGTTCGTGATCGCGGCGTTGGCCGGTGTCCTCGTGATGGTGATCTACGTCGGGGGTGCTGTGCTGGCGCGCCATCGGGCCCAGTCGGCAGCCGATCTGTCGGCGCTGGCCGCGGCAATCGATCACGTCGCCGGTGAGGTGGATCCGTGTGCGTCCGCGCGAGACCTGGCCGGGCGGCAATCCTCCGGCGCCGAACTCGTCGGGTGCCGCATCGTCGGGGAGGACGTGGTGGTGACGGTACGGGTGCCGGTCGAACTCGGGAGCTTCGGAACGAACGACGCGACGGCACAGGCCCGGGCGGGACCCGTCGGCTGA
- a CDS encoding TadE family type IV pilus minor pilin encodes MSRRNRLRRFVADESGMVTVEAAYAVAAIVVMVLIAVGAIAAVTTQIRCTDAAREVARLSAAGDVAAREAAQQLAGDDARVSISASDEHVVVEVRSDVAMLPGLTISARAVAAKEPTGADEVVFAPGVGP; translated from the coding sequence ATGAGCCGTCGGAATCGGTTGAGACGCTTCGTCGCCGACGAATCGGGGATGGTGACCGTCGAGGCCGCGTACGCCGTCGCGGCGATCGTCGTCATGGTACTGATCGCCGTTGGCGCCATCGCCGCGGTGACCACGCAGATCCGATGCACCGACGCGGCGCGCGAGGTGGCGCGATTGTCCGCCGCGGGAGATGTCGCGGCGCGAGAGGCTGCGCAACAGCTCGCCGGAGACGATGCCCGGGTGTCGATCTCGGCCTCGGACGAGCATGTCGTCGTCGAGGTCCGGTCAGACGTGGCGATGCTGCCGGGGTTGACGATCTCGGCGCGGGCAGTGGCGGCGAAGGAGCCGACAGGTGCCGACGAGGTGGTGTTCGCGCCCGGGGTCGGACCGTGA
- the topA gene encoding type I DNA topoisomerase → MAETSTASRSSGGIRRLVIVESPTKARKIAGYLGSNYVVESSRGHIRDLPRGAADVPAKYKGQPWARLGVNVDDNFEPLYVVSPDKKSTVSELKALMKDVDELYLATDGDREGEAIAWHLLETLKPKIPVKRMVFHEITEPAIRAAAENPRDLDIDLVDAQETRRILDRLYGYEVSPVLWKKVMPKLSAGRVQSVATRIIVERERERMAFVSAEYWDISATMDAESADDSNPQTFKARLVNVDDARVATGRDFEATGALKKSDGVIVLDADRAESLAAGLRGAAMTVTSVEEKPYTRRPYAPFMTSTLQQEAGRKLRFTSDRTMRIAQRLYENGFITYMRTDSTSLSESAINAARNQARELYGDSFVHPTPRQYTRKVKNAQEAHEAIRPAGETFRTPGQVAGQLEADEFRLYELIWQRTVASQMADAKGTTLSLRIAGTASSGERATFAASGRTITFPGFLSAYVETVDEQTGGQADDAENRLPQLTEGQALTATDLTADGHSTNPPARFTEASLVKVLEELGIGRPSTYASIIGTIQDRGYVVKKGNALVPSWIAFAVVGLLEAYFENLVDYDFTATLEDDLDQIATGNENRTRWLSGFYFGEDRSPADGESRSAQSAIAQHGGLKKLVGVNLEEIDARQVNSIRLFDDEEGRPIYVRVGRFGPYLERNVATSPDAEPDLQRANLPADITPDELTLAVAEKLFATPQEGRSLGTDPATGHEIVAKEGRFGPYVTEVLPSDDDDDDGDTPATIPAGPTPRDGGAGGGAGGSDSADADVVPLDAPGGGTATKTKPAAKKTAKKAAKKAGPKPRTGSLFKTMDISTVTLDDALKLLSLPRVVGVDPESGDEITAQNGRYGPYLKKGSDSRSLGSEEQLFEITLDEALKIYSEPKRRGRQAAAPPLRELGKDDEVSGKPMVIKDGRFGPYVTDGETNASLRKGDEVASITPERAMELLADRRARGPAKKATKKAAKKAPAKKTAAKKTTAKKAAAKKTTAKKTATKKATAKKTAAKKAAPDAE, encoded by the coding sequence GTGGCAGAGACCAGCACCGCATCCCGCTCGAGTGGGGGCATTCGACGCCTCGTGATCGTCGAGTCCCCGACCAAGGCCCGCAAGATCGCCGGCTACCTCGGGTCGAACTATGTGGTGGAGTCCTCCCGCGGGCACATCCGCGATCTTCCGCGTGGCGCGGCCGACGTCCCGGCCAAGTACAAGGGCCAGCCCTGGGCACGCCTCGGCGTGAACGTCGACGACAACTTCGAACCGCTGTACGTGGTGTCCCCGGACAAGAAGTCGACCGTCAGCGAACTGAAGGCGCTGATGAAGGACGTCGACGAGCTCTACCTCGCCACCGACGGTGACCGCGAGGGGGAGGCGATCGCCTGGCATCTCCTCGAGACGCTCAAGCCGAAGATCCCGGTGAAGCGGATGGTCTTCCACGAGATCACCGAACCGGCGATCCGGGCAGCCGCCGAGAATCCCCGGGACCTCGACATCGACCTCGTCGACGCCCAGGAGACCCGCCGTATCCTCGACCGCCTCTACGGCTACGAGGTCTCACCGGTGCTGTGGAAGAAGGTCATGCCGAAGCTGTCGGCCGGCCGCGTGCAGTCGGTGGCCACGCGCATCATCGTCGAGCGCGAACGCGAGCGCATGGCGTTCGTGTCGGCCGAATACTGGGACATCTCCGCGACGATGGACGCGGAGAGCGCCGACGACTCGAACCCGCAGACCTTCAAGGCGCGACTGGTCAACGTCGACGACGCTCGTGTGGCCACCGGACGCGACTTCGAGGCCACGGGTGCCCTGAAGAAGTCGGACGGCGTGATCGTGCTCGACGCCGATCGTGCCGAGAGCCTGGCCGCCGGCCTGCGGGGCGCGGCGATGACCGTCACGTCGGTCGAGGAGAAGCCGTACACGCGCCGTCCGTACGCGCCCTTCATGACGTCGACGCTGCAGCAGGAGGCGGGTCGCAAGCTGCGGTTCACCTCCGATCGCACGATGCGCATCGCCCAGCGGCTGTACGAGAACGGTTTCATCACCTACATGCGTACGGACTCGACGAGCCTGAGCGAGTCGGCGATCAACGCCGCACGCAACCAGGCCCGCGAGCTCTACGGCGACAGTTTCGTCCACCCGACGCCGCGGCAGTACACGCGCAAGGTCAAGAACGCGCAGGAGGCGCACGAGGCGATCCGTCCCGCCGGCGAGACCTTCCGCACCCCGGGGCAGGTCGCCGGACAGCTCGAGGCCGACGAGTTCCGCCTCTACGAGCTGATCTGGCAGCGCACCGTCGCCTCGCAGATGGCCGACGCCAAGGGCACCACGCTGAGCCTGCGGATCGCCGGCACGGCTTCCTCCGGGGAGCGCGCGACGTTCGCCGCGTCGGGACGCACGATCACCTTCCCCGGCTTCCTGTCGGCCTACGTCGAGACCGTCGACGAGCAGACCGGCGGTCAGGCCGACGACGCCGAGAACCGCCTCCCGCAGCTGACGGAGGGGCAGGCGCTCACCGCGACCGACCTCACCGCCGACGGCCACTCCACCAACCCGCCCGCGCGTTTCACCGAGGCGTCGCTGGTCAAGGTCCTCGAGGAACTCGGCATCGGCCGGCCGTCGACGTACGCCTCGATCATCGGCACCATCCAGGACCGCGGCTACGTGGTGAAGAAGGGCAACGCCCTGGTGCCGTCGTGGATCGCCTTCGCGGTGGTCGGGCTGCTCGAGGCGTACTTCGAGAACCTCGTCGACTACGACTTCACCGCAACCCTCGAAGACGATCTCGACCAGATCGCCACCGGCAACGAGAACCGGACGCGGTGGCTGTCGGGGTTCTACTTCGGTGAGGATCGCAGCCCCGCCGACGGCGAGAGCCGTTCCGCCCAGTCGGCGATCGCGCAGCACGGCGGTCTGAAGAAGCTCGTGGGTGTCAATCTCGAGGAGATCGACGCCCGGCAGGTGAACTCGATCCGTCTGTTCGACGACGAGGAGGGACGCCCGATCTACGTGCGGGTCGGCCGATTCGGTCCGTACCTGGAACGCAACGTCGCCACGTCGCCCGACGCGGAGCCCGACCTGCAGCGTGCCAACCTGCCCGCCGACATCACGCCGGACGAGTTGACCCTCGCAGTGGCCGAAAAGCTCTTTGCCACACCGCAAGAGGGCCGTTCGCTGGGGACGGACCCGGCGACCGGTCACGAGATCGTCGCCAAGGAGGGCCGATTCGGCCCGTATGTGACCGAGGTCCTGCCGTCGGACGACGATGACGACGACGGAGACACCCCGGCGACCATTCCCGCGGGCCCGACACCGCGTGACGGTGGGGCCGGCGGTGGCGCCGGAGGTTCCGACTCCGCCGACGCCGATGTCGTCCCACTCGACGCGCCCGGTGGCGGCACGGCCACGAAGACGAAGCCCGCGGCGAAGAAAACCGCGAAGAAGGCTGCGAAGAAGGCCGGTCCCAAGCCACGCACGGGCTCGCTGTTCAAGACGATGGACATCTCGACGGTCACCCTCGACGATGCACTGAAGCTGCTGTCGTTGCCGCGTGTCGTCGGCGTCGACCCGGAGTCCGGCGACGAGATCACCGCGCAGAACGGCCGGTACGGTCCGTACCTCAAGAAGGGATCGGACTCGCGATCGCTCGGTTCCGAGGAGCAGCTCTTCGAGATCACCCTCGACGAGGCGCTCAAGATCTACTCCGAGCCCAAACGTCGCGGTCGGCAGGCGGCCGCACCGCCGCTGCGTGAGCTCGGCAAGGACGACGAGGTCAGCGGCAAGCCGATGGTCATCAAGGACGGCCGTTTCGGACCCTATGTGACCGACGGCGAGACCAACGCCAGCCTGCGCAAGGGCGACGAGGTCGCCTCGATCACGCCGGAACGCGCGATGGAGCTGCTCGCCGATCGCCGGGCGCGCGGGCCGGCCAAGAAGGCCACCAAGAAGGCGGCGAAGAAGGCTCCGGCCAAGAAGACGGCGGCGAAGAAGACGACCGCGAAGAAGGCCGCAGCCAAGAAGACGACCGCCAAGAAGACCGCGACGAAGAAGGCGACCGCCAAGAAGACCGCGGCCAAGAAGGCGGCCCCGGACGCCGAGTAG
- a CDS encoding DEAD/DEAH box helicase — MQYSTFGTGLLARTLAGSDADPSPLTHLSVIPSRSASFDDWPEWVPQALIDAYADNGIEKVWTHQARAADAAFHGNHVAICTGTASGKSLSYQMPILTALLNEKNATALYLAPTKALGADQIRAVSSIIAGRPEFGHLQPCAYDGDTDPEIRQWARAHSRWIFTNPDMLHIGILSHHHRWRQFFRHLRFIVVDECHHYRGVFGSHTALVMRRLLRIARAAGADPIVIGASATVAEPAEALGRLIGEPAVAVTEDGSPRGERTVALWEPDFLPVVTGENGAPVRRSAGAESARLLADFVVEGARTLCFARSRRGVELTALSARHLLSQSAPELESRIGAYRAGYLADDRRRLEKAISDGELLGVATTNALELGVDISGLDAVIVSGYPGTVASFWQQAGRAGRQRESGDSLVVLVARDDPLDTYLVHHPESLLGKPVEATVTDPANPYILGPHLLCAAMEKPLSDKEIDAWNARDVAHDLASEGLLRKRKSGWYVTAGTEPHADVDIRGGIGGQVLIVDTTTSQLLGTVDTGRAMSTVHPGAVHIHQGETYLVDELDLDDGLALAHPEDPDWTTSARETTDITITATLASRRFGPLTVAFVEVDVTHQVVGYLRTLRTGEVLDAVELDMPEQTLNTRAVMYTLTPESLADAGIDETRLPGSLHAAEHAAIGLLPLVATCDRWDIGGLSTDLHPDTGLPTVFVYDGYMGGAGFAERGHSAFLTWIDATRDAVASCGCESGCPSCVQSPKCGNGNDPLDKNGAVAVLDLLRREYLAHA; from the coding sequence ATGCAGTACTCCACATTCGGGACAGGGCTGCTGGCCCGGACCCTCGCGGGTTCCGACGCCGACCCCTCCCCTCTCACTCACCTGTCGGTAATCCCGTCGCGCTCAGCATCTTTCGACGACTGGCCGGAGTGGGTGCCGCAAGCTCTGATCGACGCCTATGCCGACAACGGCATCGAGAAGGTGTGGACTCACCAGGCGCGCGCGGCCGACGCCGCATTCCACGGAAATCATGTCGCTATTTGCACGGGTACCGCCTCAGGCAAATCGTTGTCGTATCAAATGCCCATTCTCACCGCTTTGCTGAACGAAAAGAATGCGACGGCGCTATACCTCGCACCGACAAAAGCACTCGGCGCCGACCAGATCCGGGCGGTGTCGTCGATCATCGCCGGACGGCCGGAGTTCGGGCATCTGCAGCCGTGCGCATACGACGGCGACACCGACCCCGAGATCCGTCAGTGGGCGCGCGCCCATTCACGCTGGATCTTCACCAACCCCGACATGCTGCACATCGGGATTCTGTCCCATCACCACCGCTGGCGTCAGTTCTTCCGGCATCTCCGATTCATCGTCGTCGACGAATGCCACCACTATCGTGGGGTGTTCGGGTCCCATACCGCGTTGGTGATGCGGCGATTGCTGCGCATCGCGCGGGCGGCCGGCGCCGATCCCATCGTCATCGGGGCGAGCGCGACGGTCGCCGAGCCGGCAGAGGCGCTGGGCAGGCTGATCGGCGAGCCGGCCGTCGCGGTGACCGAAGACGGATCTCCCCGCGGCGAGCGGACCGTCGCCCTCTGGGAGCCCGACTTCCTGCCCGTGGTCACCGGCGAGAACGGCGCACCGGTCCGCCGCTCGGCCGGCGCCGAATCCGCCCGTCTGCTGGCCGATTTCGTGGTCGAAGGGGCTCGCACGCTGTGCTTCGCCCGTAGCCGGCGGGGTGTGGAGCTCACGGCGCTCAGCGCGCGGCACCTGTTGTCGCAGAGCGCCCCCGAGCTCGAGTCCCGGATCGGCGCCTACCGGGCGGGTTATCTCGCCGACGATCGACGGCGTCTCGAGAAGGCCATCTCCGACGGGGAGCTGCTGGGCGTGGCCACCACCAATGCGCTCGAACTCGGCGTCGACATCAGCGGGCTCGACGCCGTGATCGTCAGCGGTTATCCCGGGACGGTCGCCTCGTTCTGGCAGCAGGCGGGGCGGGCGGGGCGCCAGCGCGAGTCCGGCGACTCGCTCGTCGTACTCGTCGCGCGCGACGATCCGCTCGACACCTACCTCGTGCACCATCCCGAGTCGCTGCTCGGCAAACCCGTCGAGGCCACCGTCACCGACCCCGCCAACCCGTACATCCTGGGTCCGCATCTGCTGTGCGCCGCCATGGAGAAACCGCTGTCGGACAAGGAGATCGACGCCTGGAACGCCCGCGACGTGGCGCACGACCTGGCGAGCGAAGGTCTGCTCCGCAAACGCAAGTCCGGGTGGTATGTCACCGCCGGGACCGAGCCCCACGCCGACGTCGACATCCGCGGCGGGATCGGCGGGCAGGTCCTCATCGTCGACACCACGACATCGCAACTGCTCGGTACGGTCGACACCGGTCGTGCGATGTCGACCGTGCACCCCGGCGCCGTCCACATCCACCAGGGCGAAACCTATCTGGTCGACGAACTCGACCTCGACGACGGTCTCGCGCTGGCCCACCCGGAGGATCCGGACTGGACGACGTCGGCGCGGGAGACGACCGACATCACCATCACCGCGACGCTCGCGAGCCGACGATTCGGTCCGTTGACGGTTGCGTTCGTCGAGGTCGACGTCACGCACCAGGTCGTCGGGTATCTGCGCACGTTGCGGACCGGCGAAGTACTCGACGCCGTCGAACTCGACATGCCCGAACAGACACTGAACACCCGCGCCGTGATGTACACCCTCACACCGGAGTCGCTGGCCGACGCCGGAATCGACGAGACCCGGTTGCCGGGCTCGCTCCATGCCGCCGAGCACGCGGCGATCGGCCTCCTTCCACTGGTGGCGACCTGCGACAGATGGGACATCGGTGGTCTCTCCACCGACCTCCACCCCGACACCGGGCTGCCGACGGTCTTCGTCTACGACGGTTACATGGGTGGCGCCGGTTTCGCCGAGCGAGGGCACTCGGCTTTCCTGACCTGGATCGACGCCACCCGCGACGCCGTCGCCAGCTGTGGTTGTGAGAGCGGCTGCCCATCGTGCGTCCAGAGTCCCAAATGCGGCAACGGTAACGATCCGCTGGACAAGAATGGCGCAGTAGCCGTCCTGGATCTTCTCCGTCGGGAATACTTGGCCCATGCATGA
- a CDS encoding TadA family conjugal transfer-associated ATPase, translating to MTRSRTDGQADEALLDRVRSRLAADASDPSPAVIADAIRAEAGGVLGDTDLLAALRFLQTELTGAGKLEQLLAEPDIADILVSGPDEVWVDRGSGLESTTIRFPDEASVRRLAGRLALGAGRRLDDAQPWVDGQLSNVGRRGYTVRLHAIIPPLAADGTCISLRVLRSASKDLPSLVDSGAIPTEVVPVIADILRKRLAFLVIGGTGTGKTTLLNALIGAMDPRERVVCVEDALELAPRHPQVVRLVARASNVEGVGEVPVRTLVRQALRMRPDRIIVGEVRGGEVIDLLTALNTGHDGSAGTVHANSTSEVPARMEALAALGGMARDALHSQLGAALQVVLGVARNAGGTRGLVEIGVVRRNDAGRVAIVPIWLRDSGFTSDRRHFDALVAAGGPVSGSGR from the coding sequence GTGACGCGTTCCCGAACGGACGGTCAGGCCGACGAGGCGTTGCTGGACCGGGTCCGCTCGCGCTTGGCCGCCGACGCGTCCGACCCGAGTCCGGCGGTCATCGCCGACGCGATCCGCGCGGAGGCCGGGGGAGTGCTCGGTGACACCGACCTGCTCGCCGCGCTTCGATTCCTGCAGACCGAGCTGACCGGGGCGGGCAAGCTCGAGCAACTGCTCGCCGAACCCGACATCGCCGACATCCTGGTGTCCGGACCCGACGAGGTGTGGGTCGACCGCGGTTCCGGACTCGAGTCGACGACCATCCGATTTCCGGACGAGGCATCGGTACGACGCCTCGCGGGTCGGCTGGCACTCGGCGCCGGGCGCCGTCTCGACGACGCACAGCCCTGGGTGGACGGGCAGTTGTCGAACGTGGGGCGCCGCGGGTACACCGTGCGGCTGCACGCGATCATCCCGCCACTTGCCGCGGATGGGACCTGTATCTCGTTGCGGGTCCTGCGGTCGGCGTCCAAGGACCTGCCGAGCCTCGTCGACAGCGGCGCGATCCCGACCGAGGTCGTGCCGGTCATCGCCGACATCCTCCGGAAGCGCCTGGCCTTCCTGGTGATCGGCGGCACCGGAACGGGGAAGACGACGCTGCTCAACGCGCTGATCGGTGCCATGGATCCGCGCGAGCGGGTCGTCTGCGTCGAGGATGCGCTCGAACTCGCCCCGCGGCATCCGCAGGTGGTGCGGCTCGTCGCGCGGGCGTCGAACGTCGAGGGTGTGGGCGAGGTCCCGGTACGGACCCTGGTCCGACAGGCACTTCGGATGAGACCCGACCGGATCATCGTCGGGGAGGTGCGCGGTGGTGAGGTCATCGACCTCCTGACGGCGCTGAACACCGGGCACGACGGAAGCGCCGGAACGGTTCACGCGAACTCGACGTCGGAGGTGCCGGCCCGCATGGAAGCGCTTGCCGCACTGGGAGGTATGGCTCGCGACGCTCTCCACAGTCAGCTGGGTGCCGCGTTGCAGGTCGTACTCGGGGTGGCGCGGAACGCAGGTGGCACACGAGGTCTCGTCGAGATCGGGGTCGTTCGCCGGAACGACGCAGGGCGCGTGGCGATCGTGCCGATCTGGTTGCGTGACAGTGGTTTCACCTCTGATCGTCGACACTTCGACGCGCTGGTCGCCGCCGGTGGGCCGGTGTCGGGGAGTGGTCGATGA
- a CDS encoding cold-shock protein — protein MAQGTVKWFNAEKGFGFIAPDEGSDDVFVHYSEIQGSGFRTLEENQRVEFEVGQGTKGPQATGVRAV, from the coding sequence ATGGCACAGGGAACTGTGAAGTGGTTCAACGCGGAAAAGGGCTTCGGCTTCATCGCGCCTGATGAGGGTTCCGACGACGTGTTCGTCCACTATTCCGAGATCCAGGGATCCGGTTTCCGCACCCTCGAGGAGAACCAGCGGGTGGAGTTCGAGGTCGGTCAGGGCACCAAGGGTCCGCAGGCCACTGGCGTCCGCGCCGTCTGA
- a CDS encoding type II secretion system F family protein, whose product MMSTPAAVALVLGTAGVAVLMSAPPRATPRLLAVCGHTAPAWSSTPAVLLPMTAPFGALLVGGLPAAVAAGIVVTIVLWVRRRRLAEKRRDRRMDELLLALSLMIAELSVGAPPVRACEVAVAELRRRDPGDAGSGSGIADGLEAMACRAALGGSVIDPASGADARVGGETDGESWRRIGVAWQIADDRGLPMVDLLGAVRSDLQARRGFADRTRAGLSGPRATAAVLAGLPLLGIALGQATGAGPIQVLLGGGLGGILLMAGCGLVAAGIGWSERITGKVLAH is encoded by the coding sequence ATGATGTCGACGCCGGCCGCGGTCGCACTGGTGCTGGGCACCGCGGGTGTCGCGGTGCTGATGTCCGCACCGCCTCGGGCGACCCCCCGGCTCCTCGCGGTGTGCGGACACACCGCACCTGCGTGGTCGTCGACACCGGCCGTGCTGCTCCCGATGACGGCGCCGTTCGGTGCCCTCCTGGTGGGCGGGTTACCGGCCGCCGTCGCGGCGGGGATCGTCGTGACGATCGTGCTGTGGGTCCGCCGACGGCGACTGGCCGAGAAGCGACGTGATCGCCGGATGGACGAACTGCTTCTCGCGCTGTCGCTGATGATCGCCGAACTGTCGGTCGGCGCACCGCCGGTGCGGGCCTGTGAGGTCGCGGTCGCCGAACTCCGTCGTCGTGATCCGGGTGATGCGGGCTCCGGGTCCGGGATCGCGGACGGATTGGAGGCGATGGCTTGTCGTGCCGCACTGGGCGGTTCGGTGATCGACCCGGCGTCCGGGGCCGACGCCCGCGTGGGCGGGGAAACGGACGGGGAGTCGTGGCGTCGCATCGGAGTGGCCTGGCAGATCGCCGACGACCGCGGTCTGCCGATGGTCGACCTCCTCGGTGCGGTGCGTTCGGATCTACAGGCCCGGCGGGGTTTCGCCGATCGAACCCGGGCCGGACTGTCGGGGCCCCGGGCAACCGCAGCGGTCCTGGCCGGTCTGCCGCTCCTGGGGATAGCGCTGGGACAGGCAACGGGTGCGGGACCGATCCAGGTCCTCCTCGGCGGAGGGCTGGGTGGCATTCTGCTGATGGCCGGGTGCGGCCTGGTGGCTGCGGGCATCGGCTGGTCGGAGCGCATCACCGGAAAGGTGCTGGCGCATTGA
- a CDS encoding VOC family protein has translation MSDSGSRHHAIDYIELTVTDAAEAKAFYAAAFGWEFNDYGPAYAGIVNPGGPDLPEVGGLATSDTAVVRGGPLVLLYSDDLDATAEKVRAAGGEIVNGPYAFPGGRRFHFTDPSGNELGVWSTS, from the coding sequence ATGAGCGACTCGGGATCTCGACACCACGCGATCGACTACATCGAACTCACCGTCACCGACGCCGCCGAGGCGAAGGCCTTCTACGCCGCGGCGTTCGGCTGGGAGTTCAACGACTACGGGCCCGCGTACGCCGGGATCGTGAATCCGGGCGGCCCGGATCTGCCCGAGGTCGGTGGCCTCGCGACGAGCGACACCGCCGTCGTTCGCGGTGGCCCGCTCGTGTTGCTCTACTCCGACGACCTGGACGCCACCGCGGAGAAGGTGCGTGCCGCGGGCGGTGAGATCGTCAACGGGCCCTACGCGTTTCCCGGCGGCCGCCGGTTCCATTTCACGGACCCGAGCGGCAACGAACTCGGGGTGTGGTCGACCTCGTAG
- the ssd gene encoding septum site-determining protein Ssd, protein MPDELLVLVDPELHDDVARCAAAAGYLVQTAPADDCRREWLTARAVVVDPPAIAVLSRVRPPRRPGLVLVSATEPGAHTWRMAMDLGVEDASTLPAEEGRLVRVLTECRVPRRRPAGVVAVIGAHGGAGASTLAAAVALASADAGSPTLLLDLDDMGAGADLLLGLERRRGLRWQDLSLDGGVVGGTALHQALPSAGDGLAVLTSQRLPAAGLSVEAVTAVIDAGHTHGDLVVLDLPRCDSPVVRAAIASTDVVVVVTTPTVGGCAAARRIVDRVVGDEVAVELAVRGPSPGGLRPQQVADAIGLPLLAAYRPEPRLAVRLEGGPLRLRHRGPLGRAARTVYTRVAERGRLAS, encoded by the coding sequence ATGCCCGACGAACTCCTGGTTCTCGTAGATCCCGAACTCCACGACGATGTCGCGCGGTGCGCCGCGGCGGCCGGCTACCTCGTACAGACGGCACCCGCCGATGACTGCCGGCGGGAATGGCTGACGGCCCGCGCCGTGGTCGTCGACCCGCCCGCCATCGCTGTCCTGAGCCGCGTTCGCCCGCCCCGCCGGCCCGGTCTGGTGCTGGTGAGTGCAACCGAACCGGGTGCGCACACGTGGCGGATGGCGATGGACCTGGGCGTCGAGGACGCGTCGACGCTGCCGGCCGAGGAGGGACGCCTCGTCCGGGTACTGACCGAGTGCCGGGTACCGCGACGCCGCCCGGCCGGCGTCGTCGCGGTCATCGGGGCCCACGGCGGTGCCGGGGCCTCGACACTGGCCGCCGCGGTCGCGCTGGCATCGGCCGACGCCGGCTCGCCCACGTTGCTGCTCGACCTCGACGACATGGGCGCGGGTGCCGACCTCCTGCTCGGCCTCGAACGTCGTCGAGGGCTGCGATGGCAGGATCTCTCGCTCGACGGTGGGGTCGTCGGCGGAACGGCACTGCACCAGGCGCTGCCGAGTGCGGGCGACGGTCTCGCGGTGCTGACCTCTCAGCGCCTCCCGGCTGCCGGGTTGAGTGTCGAGGCGGTCACCGCGGTCATCGATGCCGGCCACACCCACGGTGATCTCGTCGTGCTCGACCTGCCCAGATGCGACAGCCCGGTGGTGCGCGCGGCGATCGCGTCCACCGACGTCGTGGTCGTGGTGACCACTCCCACCGTCGGCGGATGCGCCGCGGCCCGGCGCATCGTCGATCGTGTCGTCGGCGACGAGGTGGCCGTCGAGCTCGCGGTGCGGGGCCCCTCGCCCGGCGGTCTGCGCCCACAGCAGGTCGCCGACGCGATCGGACTGCCGCTGCTCGCCGCGTATCGACCGGAGCCCCGCCTGGCGGTGCGGTTGGAGGGCGGCCCGCTGCGGCTGCGACATCGCGGTCCGCTCGGTCGTGCGGCACGAACGGTGTACACGAGGGTCGCCGAGCGCGGACGGCTCGCGTCGTGA